In the genome of Haloarcula limicola, one region contains:
- a CDS encoding FAD-binding protein — protein MAAYEERETDILIVGAGGAGMFAALYADDNTPDDTDITVVVKKLAGKSGCTRMVQGGYNAVLHPEDSIDRHYEDTIKGGKFLNDQEIARELVEGAPKIIRKLENELGVFFDRDEDGHIHQKPFAGQSFDRTVHKGDLTGIEIMTKLRDELLTRDVEFLEETRAIDILTDESGAGAAGSLLLDMRRGEFIAMASRMTLLATGAGATMYNISTPALEKSADGQAMAYRRGARFQDMEMMQFHPTGLLAGDTKLTGGVIEEGIRGEGAHLYNGEDERFLREYAPETMERSCRDVVSIASYKEIMAGRGTENGGVWLDATHLGADVVEEKFPGMTERTRNVGQDLSNTRVEVSPTSHYHMGGAVIDEQCHSDVPRLFVAGEDAGGAHGANRLGGNGVVDSTVLGKCAGEAMAEEFHDHEIGDISHSQVTDIIDRVTAPLEREEGEDIYELREDLEMTMWECVGVVREESELEESLDRIESYKERLERVSVPGSKRYNLTWNEVMDVRNLIIAAEMVARSALFREESRGAHYRNDFPEPDDENWLANVYVQQGDDGMETSREDVRFTRIHPSELEVEPTIPNTDAVQGDD, from the coding sequence ATGGCAGCGTACGAGGAGCGAGAGACAGATATCCTGATCGTCGGTGCCGGGGGCGCTGGCATGTTCGCGGCGCTGTACGCGGACGATAACACCCCCGACGACACCGACATCACGGTCGTCGTGAAGAAACTGGCCGGTAAGAGCGGCTGTACGCGCATGGTACAGGGTGGGTACAACGCCGTGTTACATCCCGAGGACTCTATCGACCGCCACTACGAAGACACGATCAAGGGCGGGAAGTTCCTCAACGACCAGGAGATCGCCCGCGAACTCGTCGAGGGCGCGCCGAAGATAATCCGCAAACTGGAGAACGAACTCGGCGTCTTCTTCGACCGCGACGAGGACGGCCACATCCACCAGAAACCCTTCGCCGGGCAGTCCTTCGACAGGACGGTCCACAAGGGCGACCTCACCGGCATCGAGATCATGACCAAACTGCGCGACGAGTTGCTCACCCGCGACGTCGAGTTTCTCGAAGAGACGCGAGCCATCGACATTCTGACCGACGAGTCCGGAGCCGGCGCGGCCGGATCGCTGTTGTTGGACATGCGGAGAGGCGAGTTCATCGCGATGGCGTCGCGGATGACCCTCTTGGCGACCGGTGCCGGCGCAACGATGTACAATATCTCGACGCCCGCTCTGGAGAAGTCGGCCGACGGGCAGGCGATGGCCTACCGGCGCGGTGCCCGGTTCCAAGACATGGAGATGATGCAGTTCCACCCGACCGGTCTCCTCGCCGGGGATACGAAGCTCACGGGCGGCGTCATCGAGGAGGGCATCCGGGGCGAGGGCGCGCACCTCTACAACGGCGAGGACGAGCGCTTCCTGCGCGAGTACGCGCCCGAGACGATGGAGCGGTCCTGCCGTGACGTGGTCTCCATCGCGAGCTACAAGGAGATCATGGCGGGCCGCGGGACCGAGAACGGCGGCGTCTGGCTCGACGCGACCCACCTCGGTGCGGACGTCGTCGAGGAGAAGTTCCCGGGCATGACCGAGCGGACGCGAAACGTCGGACAGGACCTCTCGAACACCCGCGTCGAAGTCTCGCCGACGTCGCACTACCACATGGGCGGGGCCGTCATCGACGAGCAGTGTCACAGCGACGTCCCGCGGTTGTTCGTCGCCGGCGAGGACGCCGGCGGCGCACACGGGGCGAACCGCCTGGGCGGAAACGGCGTCGTCGACTCGACCGTCCTCGGGAAGTGCGCCGGCGAGGCGATGGCCGAGGAGTTCCACGACCACGAGATCGGCGATATCTCACACTCACAGGTGACAGACATCATCGACCGGGTCACCGCGCCCCTAGAGCGGGAGGAAGGCGAGGACATCTACGAACTCAGAGAGGACCTCGAGATGACGATGTGGGAGTGCGTCGGCGTCGTCCGCGAGGAGTCGGAGCTGGAGGAGAGCCTCGATCGCATCGAATCGTACAAGGAACGGCTGGAGCGGGTCTCGGTCCCGGGGAGCAAGCGATACAACCTGACGTGGAACGAGGTTATGGACGTTCGGAATCTCATTATCGCCGCCGAGATGGTCGCCCGCAGCGCGCTCTTCCGCGAGGAGAGCCGCGGTGCGCACTACCGCAACGACTTCCCCGAACCCGACGACGAGAACTGGCTGGCGAACGTCTACGTCCAACAGGGCGACGACGGTATGGAGACGTCACGCGAAGACGTCCGCTTTACGCGGATTCACCCCTCCGAGTTAGAGGTCGAGCCGACCATTCCGAACACCGACGCAGTACAGGGCGACGACTGA
- a CDS encoding succinate dehydrogenase/fumarate reductase iron-sulfur subunit produces the protein MTTSNVTVHRYDPEIDDEPTFENYEVPVSEATSVLDTLFHIQEEQKENLSFRFSCRQGVCGSCGMEINGEARLACQTAVSDLDDPDDIRVRPLYNLPVIKDLTVDMDDFFEKFVEIDPSFESESLDETTDTAVIDPDSTERQRIAPRTDCIGCGACFSGCSVAGETYLGPAAINKALTLIEDSRDDKTEERLERLQEQDGVWGCHTQGNCSNVCPKDIPISEGIQYLKREAIKHGVKDALFPSSD, from the coding sequence ATGACCACGAGCAACGTAACCGTTCACCGGTACGACCCCGAGATAGACGACGAACCGACGTTCGAAAACTACGAGGTGCCTGTATCGGAGGCCACCTCGGTGCTGGACACGCTGTTTCACATTCAGGAGGAGCAAAAGGAGAACCTCTCCTTTCGGTTCTCATGCCGGCAGGGCGTCTGCGGGAGCTGCGGGATGGAGATCAACGGCGAGGCGCGCCTCGCGTGTCAGACCGCGGTCTCCGACCTCGACGATCCCGACGACATCCGCGTTCGCCCGCTGTACAATTTACCGGTCATCAAGGACCTCACCGTCGACATGGACGACTTCTTCGAGAAGTTCGTCGAGATCGACCCCTCGTTCGAGTCCGAATCGCTCGACGAAACGACGGACACGGCGGTAATCGACCCCGACTCAACGGAGCGACAGCGCATCGCGCCGCGGACGGATTGCATCGGCTGTGGAGCCTGTTTCTCCGGCTGTAGCGTCGCCGGGGAGACGTATCTCGGCCCGGCAGCCATCAACAAGGCGCTGACGCTGATCGAGGACTCCCGGGACGACAAGACCGAGGAGCGACTCGAACGGCTTCAGGAGCAAGACGGGGTCTGGGGCTGTCACACCCAGGGGAACTGCTCGAACGTCTGCCCGAAGGACATCCCCATCTCCGAGGGGATACAGTACCTCAAACGGGAGGCGATCAAACACGGCGTGAAGGACGCGCTGTTCCCGAGCAGCGACTGA
- a CDS encoding IclR family transcriptional regulator, whose translation MTHGNETKTILSDERLLDLIEALHERSTAGVTELAQATDLSKGAVHAHLATLEGRGFVVNNEGRYRLGLEFLRHGIPVRNQYEYEAMCAKAEQLAEETGERVWAQVEENGMAYYVCGARGEHHIEPPVRIGERAHLHQIAGGKAMLSCLTDDRIREIVAKHGLPAATEHTITDEETLFAEIERIRERGYAYNREESVLGLHAVSTPIKKDAHGVYGALVISGPANRLTGEKLESELPKLLLGAVNELEINIRYS comes from the coding sequence ATGACACACGGAAACGAGACGAAAACGATTCTCTCGGACGAACGCTTACTCGACCTGATCGAGGCGCTCCACGAGCGCTCGACGGCCGGCGTCACCGAGCTGGCCCAGGCGACGGACCTCTCGAAGGGAGCCGTACACGCGCATCTGGCGACGCTCGAAGGCCGAGGGTTCGTCGTCAACAACGAGGGCCGGTATCGCCTCGGTCTCGAATTCCTCCGACATGGTATCCCCGTCAGAAACCAGTACGAGTACGAAGCGATGTGTGCGAAGGCCGAGCAACTTGCCGAGGAAACCGGCGAACGCGTCTGGGCGCAGGTCGAAGAGAACGGGATGGCGTACTACGTCTGCGGGGCCAGAGGCGAACACCACATCGAGCCGCCCGTCCGTATCGGTGAGCGCGCCCACCTCCACCAGATCGCGGGCGGGAAAGCGATGCTGTCGTGTCTAACCGACGACCGAATCCGCGAGATCGTGGCCAAACACGGCCTCCCGGCGGCGACGGAACACACCATCACGGACGAGGAGACGCTGTTCGCTGAGATTGAACGCATCCGCGAACGGGGATACGCCTATAACCGCGAGGAGTCCGTTTTGGGCCTACACGCGGTCAGCACGCCGATAAAGAAGGACGCGCACGGTGTCTACGGTGCGCTAGTCATCTCGGGACCGGCGAACCGGCTCACGGGAGAGAAGCTGGAATCGGAGTTGCCGAAGCTCCTGCTCGGCGCGGTGAACGAACTGGAGATAAACATCAGATACAGCTGA
- a CDS encoding halocyanin domain-containing protein: MTSQLNRRSFARRIAVVSSVGLLAGCGGSSDGSSGGSNGDGSGDSGGAAQTTPAGSEVSEYLSNSANFDGDLVVKASSDAVSVKVGAEGNGGAYAYAPVAIEISSGTTVMWEWTGEGNAHNVVSQGDGPLDSGSPVAESGTTYEHTFEDSGTHLYYCTPHKSMGMKGAVVVR; this comes from the coding sequence ATGACGAGCCAGCTGAACAGACGTAGCTTCGCCCGTCGCATCGCCGTCGTTTCGAGTGTCGGACTCCTCGCCGGCTGTGGCGGGTCAAGCGACGGATCGAGCGGCGGTTCGAACGGCGACGGCAGCGGCGACTCCGGCGGGGCAGCACAGACGACACCGGCTGGAAGCGAGGTTTCTGAGTACCTCAGCAACTCGGCGAACTTCGACGGGGACCTCGTAGTGAAAGCGTCCTCGGACGCCGTCTCGGTCAAAGTCGGGGCTGAGGGTAACGGAGGGGCCTACGCCTACGCTCCGGTCGCGATCGAGATCTCGTCCGGGACGACCGTCATGTGGGAGTGGACTGGCGAAGGAAACGCTCACAACGTCGTCTCACAGGGCGATGGCCCGCTCGATTCCGGATCGCCGGTCGCCGAGTCAGGCACTACCTACGAACATACTTTCGAAGATAGTGGGACGCACCTCTACTACTGTACGCCGCACAAGTCCATGGGGATGAAAGGCGCAGTCGTCGTCAGGTGA
- the ggt gene encoding gamma-glutamyltransferase: MRASNTDALVSERSTVYAPHGVVATSQPLAAEAGLDTLRAGGNAFDAAVATAAALSVVEPVNTGLGGDAFACFRTADGEVGGMRSCGFTPAEATRDRVRALAAEHQGVSPGDASMPFRGPLAVTVPGAAKGWELTVSEFGKLTLADVLQPAIDYATEGFPVTEVIADDWQVASDQFVDANGREQFLKDGRAPRAGEEMRLENLSRSLQRIATHGAEAVYEGEIGQAIAETVQSHGGLLTTEDLAAFEPELVDPVSTTYRGAEVFELPPNNQGLIALEALNLAEEVDAGSHRYDAAERVHYFAEALKLAFRDGHHYITDPTFEESPPLASKSYAAERAEHIGETALTDVPLGVPRAEHADTVLLTAADAAGNVVTFINSRYKQFGSGIVAGDTGIALQNRGGSFSLSSDNPNRIEPRKRPFHTLIPAITRLGDDDWLGFGVMGGFMQPQGHLQLLSNILDYDHSLQTAVEQPRWRYKANGRLAVEEGLAGRVGSKLSRRGHDIEVLPFGAFGGGQLARYDDGTLSAATDPRKDGNAVGF; this comes from the coding sequence ATGCGAGCTAGTAACACGGACGCGCTCGTCTCGGAGCGCTCGACGGTATACGCGCCACACGGCGTCGTGGCGACGAGCCAACCCCTTGCGGCCGAAGCGGGGCTCGATACGCTGCGTGCGGGCGGCAACGCCTTCGACGCGGCGGTGGCGACGGCCGCCGCGCTCAGCGTCGTCGAACCGGTGAACACGGGGCTTGGTGGGGATGCCTTCGCGTGTTTTCGAACCGCGGACGGCGAGGTCGGCGGGATGCGAAGCTGTGGGTTCACCCCGGCCGAGGCGACCCGCGACCGAGTTCGCGCGCTCGCAGCCGAGCACCAGGGCGTCTCGCCGGGAGATGCATCGATGCCGTTTCGTGGGCCGCTCGCCGTGACCGTGCCGGGAGCGGCTAAAGGGTGGGAACTGACCGTTTCGGAATTCGGGAAACTGACGCTGGCGGACGTGCTGCAACCCGCGATCGACTACGCGACGGAGGGCTTCCCGGTTACAGAAGTGATCGCCGACGACTGGCAGGTCGCGAGCGACCAGTTCGTTGACGCGAACGGTCGCGAACAGTTCCTCAAGGACGGACGCGCCCCGCGTGCCGGCGAGGAGATGCGGCTCGAAAACCTCAGTCGGTCGCTACAGCGTATCGCTACTCACGGCGCGGAAGCCGTCTACGAGGGCGAAATCGGGCAGGCCATCGCCGAGACGGTCCAGTCCCATGGCGGCCTACTGACGACCGAGGACCTCGCCGCCTTCGAGCCGGAATTGGTCGATCCGGTGAGCACGACCTATCGCGGCGCGGAGGTCTTCGAACTCCCGCCGAACAATCAGGGCCTCATCGCGCTTGAAGCGCTCAATCTCGCCGAGGAAGTCGACGCGGGAAGCCATCGGTACGACGCCGCCGAGCGCGTCCACTACTTCGCTGAAGCGCTCAAGCTCGCCTTCCGGGACGGCCACCACTACATTACCGACCCGACGTTTGAGGAGAGCCCCCCGCTGGCGTCGAAGTCCTACGCGGCGGAGCGAGCTGAACACATCGGCGAGACGGCGCTCACAGACGTGCCGCTCGGCGTCCCCCGAGCCGAACATGCCGATACGGTCTTACTCACCGCCGCGGACGCCGCGGGAAACGTCGTGACGTTCATCAACTCTCGCTACAAGCAATTCGGCAGCGGCATCGTCGCCGGCGACACAGGAATCGCGCTCCAGAACCGCGGGGGCTCTTTCTCGCTCTCGTCCGACAACCCGAACCGTATCGAGCCGCGGAAGCGACCGTTCCACACCCTCATCCCCGCGATCACACGACTCGGCGACGATGACTGGCTCGGCTTCGGCGTCATGGGCGGGTTCATGCAGCCACAGGGCCACCTCCAACTGCTCTCGAATATCCTGGATTACGACCACTCGCTGCAGACCGCCGTTGAACAGCCCCGATGGCGATATAAGGCCAACGGCCGCCTCGCGGTCGAAGAGGGACTCGCCGGCCGAGTCGGCTCGAAGCTCTCTAGGCGAGGACATGATATTGAGGTCCTCCCGTTCGGCGCGTTCGGTGGCGGTCAACTAGCCCGATACGACGATGGGACGCTCTCGGCGGCGACCGATCCGCGAAAGGATGGGAACGCCGTCGGATTCTGA
- a CDS encoding phage integrase SAM-like domain-containing protein: protein MPDRALSTSLADSFERYLQDKGKGRGGDGGNYRRNAARELERFVEWTAGDRGDDDWTGVVPNDVDREPTFEDLDERVFREYARHLAGDRGLKQNTVQTYYRYISAWCGWCVNEGYLEAHYAQRASAMAPLPDDDGRKPGDQQAWTSEQRHALTRHVDERARDAIETYTTLPEDTESLDKQRARYIALKAARDRALVFVLAYTAVRVGELLRDPNDPRRRGVRWEDISLEDGSMDVYRKKQRWDAASLPDPVISPLRSYRKLIDPPTERWPVFPTFDQRTLATLVQGELADRGERPDAIDERRDEYARDLLLALEEDVRPPSITTDGARSILQRLSDAAEIDIDHPKHDYLAPHGGRRGMGEVLVRAFGYTVAARYLDNSEEMVRERYSHIEAGELGDVATEALDEIDSDV, encoded by the coding sequence ATGCCTGACCGCGCACTTTCGACATCGCTTGCGGACAGCTTCGAGCGGTACCTCCAGGACAAGGGGAAAGGCCGTGGTGGTGACGGCGGAAACTATCGGCGCAACGCAGCACGCGAACTCGAGCGGTTCGTTGAGTGGACTGCCGGTGACCGCGGTGACGATGACTGGACCGGGGTCGTCCCCAACGACGTTGACCGGGAACCCACCTTCGAAGACCTCGACGAACGCGTCTTCCGTGAATACGCTCGCCATCTCGCTGGTGATCGAGGGCTCAAGCAGAATACCGTACAAACCTATTATCGCTATATCTCTGCGTGGTGTGGCTGGTGCGTCAACGAAGGGTATCTCGAAGCGCACTACGCCCAGCGGGCGAGTGCGATGGCACCACTGCCCGATGACGACGGTCGCAAGCCTGGTGATCAGCAGGCCTGGACGTCTGAGCAGCGTCACGCACTCACCCGCCACGTCGACGAGCGGGCCCGAGACGCTATCGAGACGTACACGACACTTCCGGAGGATACTGAATCTCTCGATAAGCAGCGGGCGCGATACATAGCACTGAAAGCAGCTCGTGACCGTGCGCTCGTGTTCGTGCTCGCGTACACAGCCGTTCGCGTTGGCGAACTGCTCCGAGATCCGAACGATCCGCGCCGGCGCGGGGTTCGCTGGGAGGATATCTCGCTCGAGGATGGAAGTATGGACGTCTACCGGAAGAAACAGCGGTGGGATGCCGCAAGCCTCCCCGACCCCGTGATTTCGCCGCTGCGGAGCTACCGCAAGCTCATTGACCCACCGACTGAGCGCTGGCCAGTGTTCCCGACGTTCGACCAGCGAACGCTCGCAACGCTCGTGCAGGGCGAACTGGCTGACCGAGGGGAACGCCCAGACGCAATCGATGAGCGACGTGACGAGTACGCGCGCGACCTGTTGCTAGCGCTTGAGGAAGACGTGCGACCGCCGTCGATTACAACGGACGGTGCACGATCGATTCTCCAGCGACTCTCAGACGCGGCGGAGATCGACATCGACCATCCGAAACACGACTATCTTGCTCCGCACGGCGGTCGACGGGGGATGGGAGAGGTCCTCGTTAGAGCGTTCGGATATACGGTTGCAGCCCGCTATCTCGACAACTCCGAGGAGATGGTACGAGAGCGATATTCACATATCGAAGCCGGGGAGCTGGGGGATGTTGCGACAGAAGCTCTTGATGAGATCGATTCTGACGTATAA